The following proteins are co-located in the Malassezia restricta chromosome II, complete sequence genome:
- a CDS encoding elongation factor Ts, with the protein MLRAGVRGLCTSRIVRAARPSIQSISALRKAVPGTSMLKAREALAATRTNDTDHVEAAIEWLEAHRAADGAKREAKVASRITAEGTIGVCTLSDGLLGTGARASIIELNCETDFVARNDMFGALARDIAHTAAWFPIVSAAHAGLLSDVDVATFLECPLMPFEPVPGQRDVQTVRSAISAVIARLGEKVALTRVASLAPVDHQVHVCGSFAHGTAAAPPAPHGPVTAAFASGRIASLLAAHVQGAPTACAQRTAQADDANVKQLRAMMRSLARQAAGFPTASIDGEDALLTQPFAMLLPTAGLDASVHEQTVRDALQIWSQKTQGQLDVAALRRWEVGETATKPQAEASFADQVKEAAGLA; encoded by the coding sequence ATGCTGCGAGCGGGCGTACGAGGCCtatgcacgtcgcgcatcgttcgcgcggcgcgtcctTCTATCCAGTCGATTtctgcgctgcgcaaggcggtgccaggcacgtcgatgctcaaggcacgcgaggcgctggcggctACGCGCACGAACGATACCGACCATGTCGAGGCGGCCATCGAGTggctcgaggcgcatcgagcggcCGATggcgcgaagcgcgaggCCAAAGTGGCATCGCGCATCACGGCCGAGGGCACGATCGGCGTGTGCACGCTGTCGGATGGCCTGCTTGGGACCGGTGCGCGTGCCTCGATCATCGAGCTCAACTGCGAGACGGACTTTGTGGCGCGCAACGACATGTTTGGTGCGttggcgcgcgacatcGCCCACACCGCGGCGTGGTTCCCGATCGTgagtgcggcgcatgctggCCTCTTGTCGGACGTGGACGTCGCCACGTTCCTCGAGTGTCCGTTGATGCCCTTCGAGCCTGTGCCCGGCCAGCGTGATGTCCAGACCGTGCGCTCGGCCATCTCGGCGGTGATCGCGCGTCTGGGCGAAAAGGTGGCCTTGACGCGCGtggcatcgctcgcgcCCGTCGACCACCAGGTGCATGTTTGTGGGTCGTTtgcgcatggcacggcggctgcgccgcccgcgccgcacggcccCGTGACGGCTGCCTTTGCGAGCGGACGCATCGCGAGTCTGCTCGCCGCACACGTGCAGGGCGCGCCTACGGCTtgcgcgcagcgcacggcgcaggcggatGACGCTAACGTGAAGCAGCTCCGAgccatgatgcgctcgctcgcaCGCCAGGCGGCCGGCTTCCCAACGGCCTCGATCGATGGGGAGGATGCATTGCTCACACAGCCATTCGCTATGCTACTACCTACAGCTGGCCTAGACGCCAGCGTCCATGAACAGACtgtgcgcgatgccctACAAATATGGTCACAAAAGACGCAGGGCCAGTTGGatgtggcggcgctgcggcgctgggAAGTGGGTGAGACGGCGACGAAGCCCCAGGCAGAAGCATCGTTCGCGGACCAGGTCAAAGAGGCGGCGGGCTTGGCTTAG